The region TAGCAAAAGACCCTAATTTCTACGCGAAAATTGGCGCAAAGGGCGGTCGCAACGGACGTACGGGCGGCTTCGCGGCAAATCCGGCGTTGGCGCGTATCGCTGGCGCAAAGGGCGGTCGTATTTCGCGGCGCGGTAAAAGCAAGAATGTAGCGCAAGACGACGCGACGCTTGCGGCGTAAATACATATCACTTGTATGAAAAATACCCCGGAAACCTATGGGGTATTTTTCGTTGCGCGATAGCGTCGTAGCTGACATGTGCGTGCATCATTAACGCGCCATGTATGTAGACAAGCAAGGCATTGATAGTGGTGACGTTTGGTTTGTACGCCCGTTGCAGCGCAGTGAGGGCAAAGTGATCGTGCATGGAGCCAATCGCGGTAGGTATCAAGTGTTTCTTCAATATAGCCTTCGTGTATCTGAACATTAAATTCGTGCGCCAATGTGATTGCCTGATCCCACGCGGCGCGTTCCATGGCGAGCAACTCAATATCTCGTAGATATTGCTTATGATTTAGCAGTGCGTGCCCGAATTCATGTAGAAGCTGCGCTTCGGCATATCGAGCCGATGCGTCATATGTAATAGCACAAGCAGTATGATTCCAGCAAAACATCTCGCCTGGAGTGATGGTAAGGTGTTGTAAGTGCGGTATGCCTGCTGCTTTAACGCGCAGTTTTGGCAAGAGCCAAGTAATCTTTTCCATAGTAATAACATCCATACACAACTGCTTCTTCAGGGTGTTTTGCTTGCACAATCTTTGGGCAAGGAATGTGCGGCGGCAAATGGTCGGTTAATATTTCGGACAGAAATTCGCCGTAGCGTTCAAAGTAAGTACCGACGCTGCCGCCGATAATAATAACGTCGGGCTGTACGATAGGGACGACTGCTAAAAATCCGCGCGACATGCGCCCGGCGATTTGCCGCCATGTACGTTTATTTTTAATGTCGCGGGCGAATTTTTTGTAGTCACGGACGATGGCGCGCCCCGAAGCGAAGCTCTCCCATTGCCGGACTTTGCCTTTGTATTCGACAAGCGCTCGTCCAGCTTCGCTATAGCGCAAGCCGGGGTCTATGTAGCCGTTCGTACAGATACCGCTCCCGATACCGGTGCTGATCGTAACGTAGAGTGATGATCGAGGAATACTGCGCAGTGCGCGCGTTTCCGATAGTCCGGCGAGATTAGCGTCATTCTCAATAAGTACAGGAACGCCTGGTAAAAGGTTCTTGAGCGCCGTATGCGCGCTAAAGTTTGCCCAGCCGAGATTTTGACACCAAACAGCAGTGCCATTACGAATGATTCCTGGCAGTGCAATAACGATAACGTCGACTTTTTTGTCCGTGTAGCGTTCACGTATAATTCGTTTTAGCTCTGCGGTGTACTGGGCTGGTTCTTTTGGCGTGGGGAATTTGATCGAGTCGCCCATTCTGCCGTTGTTTGCAAACGAGGCGACGAGCGTTTTTGTCCCACCGGTATCGATCGTAACTATCATATATCTAGCATAACACAGTTGATTTTTATGCAGAAAAGATGGTATAATAGACAAAAGGAGTTTTTCGGAAAGGAGATGGTGATGGCGCATCAGAAGGAAAAAGGAGCAGTTATCGGATATGTGCTGGTTGGCGCGCTACTAACGACGGCGCTTGCTGGCGGCGTGTATGTAATGCGCCACGGTGCAACATCAACAAGCGATACCACGCAAACGGCTAAGACCGATGAAGCAGCGAAGACCGATGCGGCGGATACGAACAAGAAGGAAGAGGCAAAAAAATCAAGCACAGCAACGCCAGACGATAAAACAAGTAATAAAAAAGACTCAGTTGACACTGTCTTGAAACAGCAAGCAGATAAGAATAAAGCCGATAACAAAAAAACTGAGGATAAAAAGCCGACCGAAGTAAAGACTGAACAAAAGACTGATGCAAAGGCGGGTACAACGACGACACCGGCGCCAGCGCCAACTCAGACTCAGCCTAGCAATCAAGCGAACGCGACGCCAGCAACAACGCCGACAACAAGTACGTCGCCAAACTCCGGGCTGCCGCACACGTCGACTGCGCCGGCAGCGAACCAATTACCAGCAACTGGTCCTGGCGAGGCGGTTATTGCGGCGGTTGCCGGCGTCATTCTATTGGGTGTCGGTATGGCGTATATTCGCTCACAGCGGCTTATCTAGACACTAGGGGTGAAATACGCTATACTAAAACGCAGTTGATGGCATAGCTATTTTAGTGTGTCTTCAGAGAATATTAACGTTAAGAAAGGAGTATTGGCGGCTTTCTATGATAGATGGCGGCTAATAACGAGTATTTATGGCAGAAGCCACGATTACAATGGATGACCTTTTGAGCGGCGACGGCGGAAAACAGCTTGTTGCAGGCGAAATGGTTACCGGGCACGTGCTAAGCGTGCGAAAACACGAAGTATTGATTGATTTGGGTGCGCATGGCGTCGGTTTTGTGCCACGTCGCGAAGTTGGTTATGGTCGGCAACTGGCGGTTGGCGATGAAGTTGCGGCAAGTGTCGTTGATGCGGAGCTTGAGAACGGCTATAGTCTTTTGAGTCTGCGTAAAGCAGCGAAAGACCGCGGCTGGGAGGAGGTTCAGGCAAAGATGGACGCTGGCGAGATTATTGAGGTGACGCCGCACGACGCAAACCGTGGCGGTTTGCTGGTAGAATACGAAGGCGTGCGCGGTTTCTTGCCGGTGTCGCAGTTGTCGGCGGAGCATTATCCGCGTGTTGGCAGCGCTGATAAAGATGAAATCTTGTCGCGGTTGAATGCGTTAGTTGGACAAACGATTCGAGTTCGTATCCTAGATTGTGACCGCAAAGCAAATAAGCTAATTTTCTCGGAAAAAGAGGCGATCAAGGACGGTCTAGCGGAGCGGTTTGAGAAACTCAAAGTTGGCGATACGGTCACGGGCGTGGTCACGGGCGTGGTTGATTTTGGTGCATTTGTGAATGTTGATGGCATTGAAGGCTTGATTCACATTTCGGAAATCAGCTGGGAGCGCGTTAATAATACGTCTGACTATGTGAAAGTCGGACAAAGCGTTGAGGCGAAGATTATTTCGATTGACAAAGAGCGCTTGAGTTTAAGTATGAAGCAACTGACGAAAGACCCGTGGCTTGATGAAGTCGATAAATTCAAGAAAGGCGATAAAGTTGAGGGTACGGTTACGCGCATTACGCCGTTTGGGGCATTTGTGCAGATTAGTCCGGCAGTTGAGGCGCTGGTTCATGTCTCGGAGATCGGCGGTGGTAATGATGTTGACCCGGAGAAGGTGTTTACGCTCAATGCGCGCAAAGGGTTTGTCATTTTGGATATCGACAAAGAAGGCCGCAAAGTTAGCTTGACGCTGACTGATAAGAAAAAGAAATAGCACCCATGTAATTATTCATGGATAATTGTCCCGGCGAGGTGCGGGCGGAAAGGAGCAAGAAATGAGCAAATCCGAAAAAATATTGATGATTGCTGATTCAATTACCGTAGGAGAGCTCGCTGAAACGCTCAATTTGCCAGTTGCGCAGCTCGTCGGTGAATTATTCAAGAATGGTATCGTGGCGACGATCAATCAGCGCATTGATTTTGAGACGGCAGAAATTATCGTTGACGAGTTAAAGCTGGATGTTGAGCTGCGGCGTAAAAAAGTTGATTCGTCGCCCGTGCAGCGGTTGCATAGACCATCGGCAAATGCGTCGGTACGCCCGCCGATCGTTGCCGTAATGGGGCACGTTGATCACGGCAAGACGACGTTACTTGACGCAATTCTTGATACGAAAGTAGTTGAAGGTGAAGCAGGCGGTATTACGCAGCATATTAGCGCATACCAGACGCGGCGGAATGACCGTACGATTACTCTACTTGACACGCCAGGACATGAAGCGTTTGCAGCGCTCCGCCAACACGGCGCGGCACTTACAGATGTCGTAATTATCGTAGTGGCGGCAGATGACGGCGTGATGCCGCAGACGGTTGAAGCGATTAAATTTGCCCGTAGCGCCAATGCGAAAATCGTTGTTGCAATCAACAAGATCGACAAAGAGGGCGCGAATGTTGATCGCGTGAAAGCGCAGTTGGCAAGTGAATACCAGCTCAATCCGGAGGAATGGGGCGGCGATACAATCATGGTGCCGGTAAGCGCAAAAACGGGCGAAAATCTTGATAAACTTCTTGACATGGTGCTGCTTGTGGCTGATATGGAGGAATTGAAAGCCGACGCTGATGTGCCGGCGGAGGGTTTGGTGATTGAGGCGCACATGGAAAAAGGCCGCGGTTCTGTAGTGAATTTGCTCATTGAGCAAGGGCAGCTAAAGCCGGGGCATTTTCTCGTGGCAGGTACGTCGTACGGCAAGGTACGCACACTGCTAAACTACAGGGGGGAAACGATCAAGTCGGCTGGTCCGTCGACGCCGGTCACTGTAACGGGATTCAAAGAACTGCCGCAATTTGGCGATATATTCACTGTAGTGAAGAACGAAAAGACCGCACGCTTAGCAGTGGAGCGCGCTAAGGTTGAAGCCGAAAAGCAAGCTGCCAGCACCAATGTGACGGGTGCTGACCTGTTGAAAATGATGACAAGAAAGCACGATAGCCAAGAGTTTAATGTCGTTGTGAAAGCGGATGTGCAAGGCTCGCTCACCTCGGTGATGGACAGCTTGCGCCTGGTAGATACGGGCGACGCGATTGACTTGCGTGTGATCGGCAGCGGCGTGGGCAATATTAACGAAAGCGATATTCGTTTGGCGAATAGCTCGCAAGCGATCGTGTACGGCTTTAATGTTGATTTACCGCCGGCAGTGAAGCGCCTTGCGATGCGCGATCGTGTGCAGGTGCGCTTGTTTAAAGTTATTTATGAGCTGCTAGACGACGCGCGCCAAAGTATGGAGCAAATGCTTGAACCAGATGTTGTTGAGACGGAAATTGGCGTACTTGATGTGAAGGGCGTATTTCGTACGATGCGCGACGAAGTGATTTGCGGCGGCATGGTAGCAAAAGGCAAGGTTGTGGCGCACACGTTGGCGCGCGTTAAGCGCGGCGGCAAGCAAATCGCCGAAGTTGAAGTGATGTCAGTGCAGCGCCAGCAGCAAGAGGCAAAAGAAGTGTTTGAGGGCGAGATGTGCGGGCTTAGCATACGCACGCACAAAAAACTTCAACTGGAGATCGGCGATACGCTGGAACTATTTACGCGCGAGTTGGTGAAACGGACGTTGTAGCAGGTAAAGTCCATAATTATTTGCATAAAACACCCTTGACGTTGTTGCACGGCGCGTCTATAATAGGTGGCGAGGATGAGTAAAAAGCTTGCATTTTTGTGTAAGTTGGTGTATAATATAAAAAGTTTGATAAAATTTAAATAGGATTGGACGTTATAACAATGAGCGAACGTAGGATGCACAGGAAGTCTGGACTAGGTCCTGCTGGGGAGTATCAACCTAAGCGCGCCGAAAGCGATGTCGTACAACCGACAGACCATCCCGAGTCATTATTGACATCTGGAGGCATAGAATCAGAAGTCGCTGAGGCTAGTTTCGCTGATAAGCGTAGTAGCTCATCTGATTCTTCTACTGACAGTGTTCCGGAGATTCCGACGGGATATACTGTTATGCATGATTCTTCTGGCAATATTGTCAATCCTCCGTTAGGCCCAGACGCTGATCTTGATAGTATTTCGGCTGGATATGACGACCATGATATATCTGCGGCAAACGATACTCCTACAACAACCTCAAAGGACCATAGGGAAGTTGTAGTCAAAGGCCAAACTGTACCGACGCTGGAGGCTGTAGAACCACGAGGGGCATCCGTTTCAAGTTCTAAGGAGCAGGTTGATAGCGACAGCAGCGTTGCGCCAGTGACAACCGAAAATGGTGAGGCCTCCTCTGGATCAACCACAGAGACTCGTTATCAAGAAAAAATTGATGATATTTACAAGAAGCTTGCTGATCCGACTGTGTCAGAGTCTATAAAAGATTATTTACGATACAAAATGACTGTTATTGAGTCGAACGCACAACAAGAACAGACCGAACAAAAAAAAGATAACAGTAGCGAAGTCAAAGCTGAAACCGTAAGTAAGACTCATGAGGAAGAGGTTGAAGACGAGCGTAGTGAAATTTCATCAAAGATAACTCATCTTGATGAGCAAATAGAGGTATACGACCATGCGATAAACGGCAAACCTCTTCGTGAAGGTCATGAGCGTGCCGCTAGAGATCAGAAACAAAGACTCGAGGACGAGAAAAAGAAGTTGCAGAAGCAGCTAGAAACGTTTAATGAAGGTGAGAAGGGCAGGGAGCTCGTTCTATATAGCGAGAATGATGACGAGCCTACTGCTCGGGATCAGGATTCAGATAAACATCCAGACAATCCGGATAAAGCAGAGGAAGGTCTGGAGCATGAGCAGCAACGAGAAGCGTATGATGCTGCGGTCGCTGAGCTTGCGAAATTACGGGCTGACGCAGAAACGAAGAGCGGAAATTTTATCACATATAAGTTCAAGAAGCCAATTAATTGGATTCTTCGCCGTTTTGGTAAGCAAAATCTCAGCATAATTGGTCGTGAGAGGCGAGAGCAAAAGCTCCGTGAAGCGGAGGATAAGGTGAAGGAGTGTGCACTTGCGCTCGCGAAGAGTCGGGCTGAGAATATTGAGAATACAGCAGATCTTAGTGAAGATGAAATTGCTCAGATGAAGTCGGATATCGCGTTTGGTGAGTTGCGTAGTCTACTAGATGTAAATGTACGCCAAGCGATCAATGATGAGCTGACAGAACGGCAAGAGAAGCGGCATTTTGGCGATAAACTTCTTGCCTCTGTCGGCAAGTGGCTAAATGGCGGCAGCAAATGGGGGCGTCGGCTTCGGAACTTTGGTCCTGGTTTTGCTACCGGTGCGCTTTTACCTGTTTTTGGAGTTGGTGTACCAGTGCTAGCGGGAGTAACGACCGGAGCTGGCATGCTTATCCATCGTGGTTCACGGTTGGCCGCTGCCGACGAGAACCTTAAGCATCATCAGGATGACGAAGGCAAGGCGAAGGCGCAGTTTGATACTGCGGAAGTTACAAAGATGCGTGAAGAAGCTGAGGCTGCGCATAGAGTCGATCCTCGTAAAGAGGCTATAGGACATTTTGCTGACTGGATGATGCACGGTAGTCGGCAGAAAAGTTACGAAGATGCTGACCGTGCTGCAAAAGAGGCGGAAACGAATGCGGGACTGTTTGCTCTTGGCGCTGGTTTGGGCAGGTTGGCAAACCTCGGTGCTCATACTGCATTGGAGAAATGGTCAACGGATGCCTCGGCAGCAAGCGCCCCTGAGACTGAAGCTCCGTCGTCAGGAAATGAGACCGCGAATGCCGATCTTAGCCCAAGCGGTGACAGCGGCAATAATAAAACTTTGAACGATGCGATGGACAGGCTTATGCACGGCTCTGGTGACTCTGGTGGTGAGGCTTTGACAAATGCAGACTTTAGCGCATACGAAGATCAGTTCCCATGGAACTGGGCGGCAGATAACTTTGGTACTGAAAATGCTGCATCGAAATTGCATGAACTAGCCGATATGGCTGCACAAAATGGTTACGATGTAGAATGGCACGGAAGCGGCGCAAATGAATGGGTGTCTATAAACGGTGATAGCAATACTACGTCTGTACTGAAAGTATTGAGTCAATATGCCAAAAAATAAAAGGGAGGGGTAAATGTTTAATATTGATGACGCTCTGCTGACAAAAATCGGCTACAATGTAGCGATGCTGACAGAAGAGCAAAAAGATAAATACAAGCGGGAAATTCAAGAGGAGCTAAATCGGCGCGTGGCGGAGCGGTTTTTGCCGGAGCTGAGCGACGACGAAATCATCGAGTTTGAAGATGTGCAGGGTAATCCCGACCGCACACGGCGCTGGCTGGCAGAGTTCCACAGTGATTACGCGACGCGCGAGGACTACAAGACAGTGCGTCAGCTGATGGATAGTGACGAGGAGGCGATGAGTTTTTACGCAGCTGCACTGTGGCTGCGTTATGCGATTCCTGGATATGGCAAGATGATGCAGGAAGTGTTTGACGAGTATGTTGAAGAGCTGATTGATATGCGCAACGAGGTCAATAAACAGCTCGGACTTATTGCATAAGCGGAGTAAGCTCTATATACTAGAGGGAGAGAAACGGAGGGACAATGTTTCAGTTAGATGATAATTTTTTGCAAGAAGTGGGGCTCGGTAGCTTACCGGACGACCAGAAGCAGGCGTTCTTAGCGCATTTTCGCGAGCAGTTAGAGATGATTGTTGGTACGAAATTGAGCGAGGGGCTAAGCGACCAGCAGCTTGGTGAGTTTGAGTCGTTCATTGACCGCAAGAGCGACCGCGTCAGTGCGTGGCTGGCAACGAATGCACCAAACTATGAGCAAGACGCGGTATACCAGCAGCTTCGCGCAAACGCGCCTGATAATGTGCCGGCGGATGTGCTATTGGCTGAATATGCAAGCCTGAAATGGCTCGGGATGAACCGCCCGAATTATCGAGACGTTGTCGCGCAGACGATGAATGAGCTGAAGCAGGAAATTATCGCGAATCGTGATGCAATCTTAGGCGGCGACGCATCCGCTGCGTAGATGCTGTCCTCCTTCCTTTTGTAGGTTTAGAAGCGGCATTGGATAACCGTCTGGTGATATGCTGTGCGGTTATTTAGTTTTTGGTCGAATTAAATAGCCGCGCAAGAATTCGCCAGCAGACATAGCCTTGCCGCTAGGGGCAATAAGCTCGTCGATTGATAAAAATGCGCCGTTTGCACATGGTAAATCAAGAGGCGTTTTTGCATTCATAATAGTGTGCGCTTTGGTGACGATGAGTTTATATGAGCCGATGGTGACGCGCGAACGCGGAAACCCGAGATGGGCGCGAATGCGCGCCTCGGTCTGGACAGCGGTAAGCGCGGTTAGATCAAGGTCGGTGTCACTGCGGCTTAGCAGCTGGCAGTAGGTGGCGTTGGCGTCGTCTTGAGGTGCTGGCTGAAGCGCGCCGCTCAAAATATCAGGTAGTTTCGCAGCGAGAGCCGCTGCACCGAGTTGGCCGAGCGTCTTGTATAACTCAGGACGAGTCTCGGATTGGTCCAGACTGTGGCGTGTTTGATAATAAATTGGTCCGGCGTCCATGTCTTTCGTAAGCTGCATAAGCGTCACGCCTGTGGTTTTGTCGCGATTGGCGATAGCGGACTCAATTGGTGATGGACCGCGGTACTTTGGTAGGAGAGAAGGATGAACGTTGATGATGCCAGGAGTGAATAAATTAATAACACTTTGCGGAATAATTTTTCCGTAACTGACAAGCACGCCGGCAGGATTTTTTATTAATTTTATATCATTTATGATATTTTTGAGTTTAGTCGGTTGCCATACGGGTATATTATGCTCTGCGGCGTAAACTTTGACGGCGGGTGCAGTGAGTACGCGATGGCGCCCACGCGGCGTGTCTGGTTTGGTGACGATGGCAGCAACATTAAATCCGTTTTCGATGAGCGCACGCAAACTGTATAAGCTGAAATCTTCAGTCCCGAAAAAGATAAGCGGCTGCTTAGTCCCAGAGGTCGTGGTTATCTTTGACATGCGTATCATAGTCGAGCGGATCAAGCTCGCCCTTGTCATTTAGCCGGTAAAATGCATCGGTTTTATCGCGGATGTGGTCGACAAATACGATACCATTGCAGTGGTCGATTTCATGCTGAATGACGCGTGCTAAAAATCCTTCGGCTTTGATGCGAATTTCGTCGCCGTCGACATTCATCGCTTTGACGCGGACACGGCTATAGCGCGGTACCTTGCCGTAAAAATCGCGCACGCTAAGGCAGCCCTCGTAATCTTCAACAAGCTCGCCTTCGTATTTTACAATTTCTGGATTAATGAGAGCGATAAATTCTTGGTTTTCTTTGTTTTCAAAATCGTTGCGCACGATAATGACGCGGTGAAGCCGGTCAATTTGCACGGCGGCGAGCGCGGCGCTGATTTCGTGCGGACGCGACGCTTCCCAGTCAATACTTGCGTCAGTCATATCCTTAACGAGCTGGCGAACTTCTTCGGTGATGACGTGAACTTTCTGCGACTTTTGGCGCAGATGGGGATTTGGTAGAGTAATAATAGATTCTTTCTTCACAACTCTGTATATTATAACAGATTCATCGGGTCGATGTCATACTGCCAGCGCGTGGGCGGCAATTGTGCGATGATGTTGAGCAGGGTGGTGCGCGTTGGCGATTTAACGACGATTTGCCAGCGATAGGTGTCGCGTTGCCGTTCGTAAAAAGCGGGAGTTGGACCAAATATATATAGATTTGGATAATCTGTGCGAAGTTTTTTAGCAAGTATTTGGGCGTTATTGATGGCGGCTTTTTCGGTTTTGTAGATACACGTGAGTTTGAGCAAATAAGTGAATGGCGGAAAATGGCTTTTACGTCGCCTAGCAAGTTCGGTAGTATAGAAAGCAGCATAATCCTGTGCAGCGCCAGTACGGATTGTTTCGTCGTGTGGTTGATATGATTGGATGACAACATTAGTTTGCTGGTTGGTGCGCCCGACACGCCCGACGACCTGCGACAATAGTTGAAAGGTACGTTCGCGCGCCATGAAATCGGGCAAAGCGAGCCCGGCGTCCGCCTGAATAACGCCGACGGTGCCAAGGTGCGGCAGGTCAAGCCCTTTAGCGACGACTTGTGTGCCGATAATAATATCAATTGTGCCGTCGTAGAGTTCTTGGTAACGCTTTTCAAGCGTATGCGCGGCGGCGGTATCGCCATCAAAGCGCGCAACGGTTGCGTGCGGAAATAATTTCCTAATCTCCAATTCAATAAGTTTCGTGCCGATGCCTTTATGAACGATATCAGTTTCGTGGCAATCAGGGCAAGAAGTTGGTACGGGCGCCGTGTTACCGCAAATGTGGCATTGCAGTATGTGCTTGTCGATATGGAGTGTGAATGGCACGAAGCAGCGCGGACAGATTGCAGACCAGCCGCAGTTAGTGCAGAGTGTCGTACTGGCGCTACCGCGGCGGTTGTGAAAAAGTAGGATTTGCTGCTTGTGTTCAAGCGAGACTGTAATGCGGGCGAGGAGCGAGTCGGATAAAAAACGATGTTGAACAAAATTTGTTTTTGATGTCATATTTATGATGTCGACGTGCGGCGGCGGAGCGGCTTGTGCACGGCGAGGGAGTGTAATGATCGAGCTATTGGTGTGTGTGGCAAGGTAATACTCGTTGATGAGCGGCGTTGCTGAACCTTGAATAACGGGCGCGCCATGATGCGCACCAAGCGTGGCGGCGACGCGCAAAGCCGAATAGCGTGGCGATTGATCTTGCTTGAAACTTGGTTCGTGCGCTTCGTCAATAATGATAGCGCCAATGTGGGTAAGCGGCAGAAAGAGCGCTGAGCGCGGACCAACGGCGATACGCGGAATGGTGCTTTGAAGGGCATTGAGCCAAATCTGATGGCGCGCAGACTCGGTTTGCTGCGAATGGGTTAGTAAGATGTCGGAAAAATGCTGTTCAAACTCTGCGATAAGCTGCGAAGTGAGGGCGATTTCTGGTACAAGGATAATGACGGATTTTTGCTGCGCCATAATATGCTTGGCATAGGTGATGTAAACAGCGGTTTTGCCGCTGCCGGTAACGCCGTGCAGCAAGGCTGTTCCATTTGTACGCTGCGTGAGCGCATCAACGGCGGCTTGCTGGTCTTTGTTGAGTAAATAATGTGTTCGATTCCGCGAAATCGTTTGGCGGGAATATGCTGCTGCGCGTCGCTTTTTTGCGAGGCCGCGCGGCAAAATTGTCTGCAATGTGGTCGCAAGGGGTGCGGCGTAGTAGCGAGCCATCCATAGAGCAGTTTTGAGCAATGGATTTGGCAGCGGCGGGATATCAAGCGCAGATGTAACAGCACGCGTATCGTATGCTGGTTTTCGCGTGTGTTTTATAACGACGCCAGTTAGCAGTAATTTGCCGACTGGGATTGTCACGAGTTGTCCAATTTGTAGAACTTGTTCGCTGCAGTAGGTAAAGTAATCGCTGCCAGCGCGAACAATCTTGATCGGTGCGACGTCGTAATAGTGCATACATGGTATTATACCTTGCATAGACGAGAGAGCGACTGCTACTATAAACGTATGTATTTTGAAAGCAGGGCACAAGCTGGGCAATTACTGGCTGCACAGGTTGTTGATAAGTATCGGTACGAGAACTGCGCGGTCGTAGCACTGACAGAAGGCGGCGTGTTGGTCGGCGAGCAGATTGCAGCGCAATTACACTGTGTGCTGATGATGCTTGTGACAGAGAATATTGATGTACCGGGCGAGAATCTGAGCTTTGGCGCGGTATCGCAGCGCGGAAA is a window of Candidatus Saccharimonadaceae bacterium ML1 DNA encoding:
- a CDS encoding ImmA/IrrE family metallo-endopeptidase yields the protein MEKITWLLPKLRVKAAGIPHLQHLTITPGEMFCWNHTACAITYDASARYAEAQLLHEFGHALLNHKQYLRDIELLAMERAAWDQAITLAHEFNVQIHEGYIEETLDTYRDWLHARSLCPHCAATGVQTKRHHYQCLACLHTWRVNDARTCQLRRYRATKNTP
- a CDS encoding ROK family protein codes for the protein MIVTIDTGGTKTLVASFANNGRMGDSIKFPTPKEPAQYTAELKRIIRERYTDKKVDVIVIALPGIIRNGTAVWCQNLGWANFSAHTALKNLLPGVPVLIENDANLAGLSETRALRSIPRSSLYVTISTGIGSGICTNGYIDPGLRYSEAGRALVEYKGKVRQWESFASGRAIVRDYKKFARDIKNKRTWRQIAGRMSRGFLAVVPIVQPDVIIIGGSVGTYFERYGEFLSEILTDHLPPHIPCPKIVQAKHPEEAVVYGCYYYGKDYLALAKTAR
- a CDS encoding 30S ribosomal protein S1, with translation MAEATITMDDLLSGDGGKQLVAGEMVTGHVLSVRKHEVLIDLGAHGVGFVPRREVGYGRQLAVGDEVAASVVDAELENGYSLLSLRKAAKDRGWEEVQAKMDAGEIIEVTPHDANRGGLLVEYEGVRGFLPVSQLSAEHYPRVGSADKDEILSRLNALVGQTIRVRILDCDRKANKLIFSEKEAIKDGLAERFEKLKVGDTVTGVVTGVVDFGAFVNVDGIEGLIHISEISWERVNNTSDYVKVGQSVEAKIISIDKERLSLSMKQLTKDPWLDEVDKFKKGDKVEGTVTRITPFGAFVQISPAVEALVHVSEIGGGNDVDPEKVFTLNARKGFVILDIDKEGRKVSLTLTDKKKK
- a CDS encoding Translation initiation factor IF-2 — its product is MSKSEKILMIADSITVGELAETLNLPVAQLVGELFKNGIVATINQRIDFETAEIIVDELKLDVELRRKKVDSSPVQRLHRPSANASVRPPIVAVMGHVDHGKTTLLDAILDTKVVEGEAGGITQHISAYQTRRNDRTITLLDTPGHEAFAALRQHGAALTDVVIIVVAADDGVMPQTVEAIKFARSANAKIVVAINKIDKEGANVDRVKAQLASEYQLNPEEWGGDTIMVPVSAKTGENLDKLLDMVLLVADMEELKADADVPAEGLVIEAHMEKGRGSVVNLLIEQGQLKPGHFLVAGTSYGKVRTLLNYRGETIKSAGPSTPVTVTGFKELPQFGDIFTVVKNEKTARLAVERAKVEAEKQAASTNVTGADLLKMMTRKHDSQEFNVVVKADVQGSLTSVMDSLRLVDTGDAIDLRVIGSGVGNINESDIRLANSSQAIVYGFNVDLPPAVKRLAMRDRVQVRLFKVIYELLDDARQSMEQMLEPDVVETEIGVLDVKGVFRTMRDEVICGGMVAKGKVVAHTLARVKRGGKQIAEVEVMSVQRQQQEAKEVFEGEMCGLSIRTHKKLQLEIGDTLELFTRELVKRTL
- the fmt gene encoding Methionyl-tRNA formyltransferase — its product is MIRMSKITTTSGTKQPLIFFGTEDFSLYSLRALIENGFNVAAIVTKPDTPRGRHRVLTAPAVKVYAAEHNIPVWQPTKLKNIINDIKLIKNPAGVLVSYGKIIPQSVINLFTPGIINVHPSLLPKYRGPSPIESAIANRDKTTGVTLMQLTKDMDAGPIYYQTRHSLDQSETRPELYKTLGQLGAAALAAKLPDILSGALQPAPQDDANATYCQLLSRSDTDLDLTALTAVQTEARIRAHLGFPRSRVTIGSYKLIVTKAHTIMNAKTPLDLPCANGAFLSIDELIAPSGKAMSAGEFLRGYLIRPKTK
- the def gene encoding peptide deformylase — translated: MKKESIITLPNPHLRQKSQKVHVITEEVRQLVKDMTDASIDWEASRPHEISAALAAVQIDRLHRVIIVRNDFENKENQEFIALINPEIVKYEGELVEDYEGCLSVRDFYGKVPRYSRVRVKAMNVDGDEIRIKAEGFLARVIQHEIDHCNGIVFVDHIRDKTDAFYRLNDKGELDPLDYDTHVKDNHDLWD
- the priA gene encoding primosomal protein N' produces the protein MQGIIPCMHYYDVAPIKIVRAGSDYFTYCSEQVLQIGQLVTIPVGKLLLTGVVIKHTRKPAYDTRAVTSALDIPPLPNPLLKTALWMARYYAAPLATTLQTILPRGLAKKRRAAAYSRQTISRNRTHYLLNKDQQAAVDALTQRTNGTALLHGVTGSGKTAVYITYAKHIMAQQKSVIILVPEIALTSQLIAEFEQHFSDILLTHSQQTESARHQIWLNALQSTIPRIAVGPRSALFLPLTHIGAIIIDEAHEPSFKQDQSPRYSALRVAATLGAHHGAPVIQGSATPLINEYYLATHTNSSIITLPRRAQAAPPPHVDIINMTSKTNFVQHRFLSDSLLARITVSLEHKQQILLFHNRRGSASTTLCTNCGWSAICPRCFVPFTLHIDKHILQCHICGNTAPVPTSCPDCHETDIVHKGIGTKLIELEIRKLFPHATVARFDGDTAAAHTLEKRYQELYDGTIDIIIGTQVVAKGLDLPHLGTVGVIQADAGLALPDFMARERTFQLLSQVVGRVGRTNQQTNVVIQSYQPHDETIRTGAAQDYAAFYTTELARRRKSHFPPFTYLLKLTCIYKTEKAAINNAQILAKKLRTDYPNLYIFGPTPAFYERQRDTYRWQIVVKSPTRTTLLNIIAQLPPTRWQYDIDPMNLL